One genomic region from Macellibacteroides fermentans encodes:
- a CDS encoding S4 domain-containing protein encodes MTQRLNKLISDSGLCSRREADRFIESGRVTINGSIAKLGAIVQEEDKVLVDGFPINIKAVAIRVAKGKQNNAQSTTSNKLSHRAKSILAQQMAAAPKSAALRKTSKNNPANKPKVEEEEIQTPPYKKFYQKGEGYKPSFASKKTNSPEREGEEGNKIHSSSRFHDPKSPHRASARREETKEFGAPRFRDSKTSGAGKFSEGRPSRSSGKPFDSKSPSTSAKSRDTKPGIAAGKLHESRPPKAQGKLGATKLFNKPPRKNEK; translated from the coding sequence ATGACACAACGACTCAATAAATTAATAAGCGACTCCGGATTATGCTCACGTAGAGAAGCCGATCGTTTCATAGAAAGCGGTCGCGTAACGATAAACGGCAGCATCGCCAAACTAGGAGCAATCGTTCAAGAAGAAGATAAGGTGTTAGTTGATGGTTTCCCGATCAATATAAAAGCTGTAGCTATTCGTGTGGCAAAAGGCAAACAGAACAATGCGCAAAGCACTACCAGCAATAAATTGTCCCACAGGGCCAAAAGCATCCTTGCCCAGCAAATGGCAGCTGCGCCTAAATCGGCTGCATTAAGAAAGACAAGCAAGAACAATCCGGCCAACAAACCTAAGGTTGAAGAAGAAGAAATACAGACTCCTCCTTACAAGAAATTTTATCAAAAAGGGGAAGGCTATAAACCATCTTTTGCTTCAAAGAAAACTAATTCTCCGGAAAGAGAAGGCGAAGAAGGAAATAAGATTCATTCGTCCAGCAGATTTCACGATCCTAAATCTCCACATCGTGCATCAGCCAGAAGGGAAGAAACCAAAGAGTTTGGAGCGCCTCGTTTCAGAGATTCTAAAACAAGTGGAGCTGGTAAATTTAGCGAAGGCAGGCCGTCGCGTAGCTCAGGGAAACCCTTCGATTCTAAAAGTCCGAGTACATCTGCAAAATCGAGAGATACCAAACCCGGAATAGCTGCTGGCAAATTGCACGAGTCACGTCCTCCAAAAGCTCAGGGCAAGTTAGGAGCAACGAAACTATTTAACAAGCCGCCGCGTAAAAACGAAAAATGA
- the cbiB gene encoding adenosylcobinamide-phosphate synthase CbiB has protein sequence MFAAHTYSFVAGWLADRFLGDPPHWPHPIVWFGNVISAGEKKLNKGDNRGQKGTFLAFGLIIGIFGICYSFLRFAKDIHPWIEYSFIAIGVFYCLAGNTLIKEVKMVFEAVDRSTEEGRKQLSRIVGRDTSALSPQEIRTAALETLAENLSDGVIAPMFWFSLLGLPGMMAYKMINTLDSMIGYKNERYRDFGRAAAKIDDLANYIPARITAYLMLLVSGTWHRRDFITRFGRCHTSPNSGYPEAALAAILDCRFGGAHVYFGEVVEKPYIGTNERNFNTDDVLRAIRVNNNTELIMGIFIILLLH, from the coding sequence ATGTTTGCAGCACACACATATTCTTTTGTTGCCGGATGGCTTGCCGATCGGTTTCTGGGTGATCCGCCTCACTGGCCGCATCCTATTGTATGGTTTGGAAATGTCATTTCGGCTGGCGAAAAAAAATTGAATAAAGGAGATAATCGTGGACAAAAAGGAACTTTTCTGGCATTCGGTCTCATCATCGGCATATTTGGTATCTGTTACTCTTTTTTAAGGTTCGCCAAGGATATTCACCCCTGGATTGAATACAGTTTTATAGCCATCGGAGTTTTTTATTGTCTGGCTGGCAACACACTGATTAAAGAGGTAAAGATGGTTTTCGAGGCAGTTGACCGGAGTACGGAAGAGGGTCGGAAGCAGTTATCCCGCATTGTTGGCAGAGATACTTCAGCCCTTTCGCCACAGGAAATAAGAACAGCCGCACTTGAAACATTGGCAGAAAATCTGAGTGATGGAGTTATCGCTCCCATGTTCTGGTTCTCTCTGTTGGGACTTCCGGGTATGATGGCCTATAAAATGATAAATACACTGGATTCAATGATAGGCTATAAAAACGAACGATACCGAGATTTTGGACGTGCTGCAGCTAAGATTGATGATCTGGCCAACTACATTCCAGCTCGTATTACAGCTTATTTGATGCTTTTGGTTTCAGGAACGTGGCACAGACGGGATTTTATAACCAGATTTGGCCGTTGCCATACCAGTCCGAATTCCGGATATCCAGAAGCAGCACTGGCTGCCATTTTAGATTGCCGCTTTGGCGGTGCGCATGTTTATTTCGGTGAGGTTGTAGAGAAGCCTTATATCGGAACAAATGAACGTAATTTCAATACAGACGACGTTCTCCGTGCCATTCGGGTTAACAACAATACCGAATTGATAATGGGAATATTTATAATCCTTTTGTTGCATTAA
- a CDS encoding HU domain-containing protein, producing MQRLMSHIERLLLMHDCVIIPKVGGFVLQNYPASYNPVDHSFSPSGKEIVFNPTLCHNDGLLIESYMKLYNADFSLAQRMLEEDTEWLKEALRNKNRISLGSIGSFCANEEGKVIFTPLSTSRFNLSTYGLEAFSFPTLESLTNRMEKESDGEERRAKRKDIFYIPVNTAFLRTVITSAAAITLLLLISTPVKKVSQSSYTASFIPATAISFSVDASNTNEVKSDEVAAGTDVYNPMNTGETDRFEANGPIEINVLEASDKEIAEVALKAKMEVTPPAVSQTAGNIKYYHIVVASLPTMSQADKYISRMDRHQYTQAGIVERDGKIRVYAARFTEREQAEQYLSSLRESGAYKDAWMFISR from the coding sequence ATGCAACGATTAATGAGTCATATAGAGAGGTTATTGCTGATGCACGATTGTGTAATCATTCCAAAGGTGGGTGGTTTTGTTTTACAGAACTATCCTGCAAGCTATAATCCTGTTGATCATTCTTTTAGTCCATCCGGAAAAGAGATTGTATTTAATCCTACACTGTGCCATAACGACGGACTTCTGATTGAATCTTATATGAAACTCTATAATGCAGATTTTAGTCTGGCCCAGCGGATGCTTGAAGAAGATACGGAATGGTTAAAAGAGGCATTACGAAATAAAAATAGAATTTCTTTGGGTTCGATTGGCTCTTTTTGTGCCAACGAAGAGGGAAAAGTAATTTTTACACCTCTATCTACTTCCCGTTTCAATCTTTCTACCTATGGACTGGAGGCTTTCAGTTTCCCGACCCTCGAATCGCTTACTAACAGGATGGAAAAGGAATCCGACGGAGAAGAAAGACGCGCTAAAAGAAAAGATATTTTTTATATTCCGGTAAACACGGCTTTTTTGCGTACTGTAATTACTTCAGCTGCAGCAATAACCCTGTTGTTGCTTATTTCTACTCCGGTAAAAAAGGTAAGCCAGTCTTCTTACACAGCTAGTTTTATTCCTGCAACTGCAATCTCTTTCTCTGTTGACGCAAGTAACACGAATGAAGTTAAATCCGATGAAGTGGCTGCTGGAACGGATGTCTATAACCCTATGAATACTGGAGAAACAGACCGTTTTGAAGCAAATGGGCCGATAGAAATTAATGTCTTGGAAGCCTCAGATAAAGAAATCGCCGAAGTTGCATTGAAAGCTAAAATGGAAGTAACTCCTCCAGCTGTTTCTCAAACAGCTGGAAATATAAAATATTATCATATTGTTGTTGCAAGCCTTCCAACTATGAGTCAGGCTGATAAGTATATTTCACGTATGGACAGACATCAGTACACTCAGGCGGGAATTGTAGAACGTGATGGGAAAATCAGGGTTTACGCTGCCAGATTTACAGAAAGAGAGCAGGCCGAACAATACTTGTCCAGCCTGAGAGAGTCCGGGGCATATAAAGATGCCTGGATGTTTATTTCAAGATAA
- a CDS encoding flavodoxin domain-containing protein has protein sequence MKTAILYLSKHGTTEKVARIIGDKLEEKDAELINLEKVQPSLDQYDRIIIGGSVYAGTVNKKLTSYCIENETLLAQKQLGLFVCGMEPDPDKQQTELETAFPKSLQGKAKATGFMGGEFILEKMNFMERFIVKKIAHTKVSSSNIHEETINLFVEKLKE, from the coding sequence ATGAAAACCGCAATTTTATATCTGTCCAAACATGGAACCACCGAAAAGGTAGCCCGGATTATTGGAGATAAGCTTGAAGAAAAAGATGCAGAGCTTATTAATCTTGAAAAAGTACAACCGTCTTTGGATCAATACGATAGGATTATTATTGGAGGATCTGTCTACGCAGGTACTGTAAACAAGAAGCTAACCTCCTATTGCATTGAGAATGAAACATTATTAGCACAAAAGCAATTGGGTCTGTTTGTATGCGGAATGGAACCTGACCCGGATAAACAGCAGACCGAGCTGGAGACGGCCTTCCCCAAATCGCTTCAAGGTAAAGCAAAAGCTACCGGATTTATGGGTGGCGAATTTATTCTTGAAAAAATGAACTTTATGGAACGATTTATCGTGAAGAAAATTGCACACACCAAAGTAAGCTCTTCCAATATACACGAAGAGACTATAAATCTGTTTGTTGAAAAATTGAAAGAATAG
- a CDS encoding Arc family DNA-binding protein — protein MSKKESTTKSFILRIDPEMMEAIETWAADEFRSTNGQILYILDQALRKAGRVKKK, from the coding sequence ATGTCCAAAAAAGAATCAACAACAAAAAGCTTTATCTTGCGCATTGATCCAGAGATGATGGAAGCGATTGAAACGTGGGCTGCGGATGAATTCCGCAGCACAAACGGACAGATTCTTTACATTTTGGACCAAGCCCTCAGGAAAGCGGGAAGAGTCAAAAAGAAATAA
- a CDS encoding SPFH domain-containing protein translates to MESNEKTFGGLKLSGFLMLFMLFILLVCSVLLFTLNIWWGFLLGILGLVKFFICLFGFMQVEPNDGRVMVFFGKYKGTIKENGFFWVNPFYEKKKITLRARNLDVPPIKVNDKVGNPVMIGLVLVWRVKDTYKAMFDIDSSSLAMPAINSTDKQHPSAVNIAGGALMGRMNNFEKFVKIQSDSALRSVAGLYAYDNQENGDEVTLRSGNKLVNERLEEELTNRLSIAGMEVVEARINYLAYASEIAGVMLRRQQADAIIAAREKIVEGAVSMVHMALEKLDKEGVVSLDEDKKAAMVSNLLVVLCADEAAQPVLNTGTLYH, encoded by the coding sequence ATGGAATCAAATGAAAAAACTTTCGGGGGACTAAAATTATCAGGCTTCCTAATGCTGTTTATGCTTTTTATCTTACTGGTCTGTTCTGTCTTGTTATTCACTCTGAATATCTGGTGGGGATTTCTATTGGGAATATTGGGGCTTGTTAAATTCTTTATCTGCCTGTTCGGTTTTATGCAAGTAGAACCAAACGATGGAAGAGTGATGGTTTTCTTCGGTAAATACAAAGGTACAATAAAAGAAAATGGCTTTTTTTGGGTAAATCCGTTCTATGAAAAGAAGAAAATAACCTTACGTGCCCGCAACCTGGATGTACCTCCTATTAAGGTTAATGACAAAGTGGGTAATCCTGTAATGATTGGATTAGTGTTGGTGTGGAGGGTGAAAGATACCTATAAAGCTATGTTTGATATAGATTCTTCGTCACTGGCAATGCCCGCTATTAATTCAACCGACAAACAACATCCTTCGGCAGTAAATATCGCAGGAGGAGCACTAATGGGAAGAATGAATAACTTCGAGAAATTTGTTAAAATACAGAGTGACTCGGCTCTTCGTAGTGTGGCTGGTCTTTATGCATACGACAACCAGGAGAATGGCGACGAGGTAACGCTCCGCTCCGGGAATAAATTGGTGAATGAACGGCTGGAAGAGGAACTGACCAACCGCTTATCGATCGCCGGAATGGAAGTTGTGGAGGCTCGCATCAACTATTTAGCTTATGCTTCAGAAATTGCAGGGGTGATGCTTCGCAGACAACAGGCTGATGCCATTATTGCTGCTCGTGAAAAGATTGTGGAAGGAGCTGTTAGCATGGTACATATGGCTTTGGAAAAGCTGGATAAAGAAGGAGTGGTTTCGTTGGATGAAGACAAGAAAGCTGCGATGGTAAGCAATCTACTGGTTGTTTTATGTGCGGACGAAGCAGCCCAACCTGTACTCAATACAGGCACTTTATATCATTAA
- a CDS encoding AAA family ATPase, which translates to MELQLDTNNTEFQNALQLINHTRQSVFLTGKAGTGKSTFLKYICSHTKKKHVVLAPTGIAAINAGGVTLHSFFKLPFRPMLPDDQDLSLQDGRIFDFFKYRKEHRKILADVELIIIDEISMVRVDTIDCVDRILRVFSGNMRLPFGGKQLLFVGDVFQLEPVVPSDQKEILSRFYESSFFFSARVFKEINLVPIELQKVYRQSDPVFINVLDKIRNNAATNNELNVLNARCNPSFNPADDEMYITLGTRRDQVDYINEKKLRGLPGTECIYEGIIDGDFPESSLPTLKKLVLKEHAQVIFIDNDPDRRWVNGTIGVVSHIDENDNLYVLLENGREHMVEPASWRNYKYSYNEKEKRIEEEIVGSFIQLPIRLAWAITVHKSQGLTFSRVVVDLTGGVFAGGQTYVALSRCTSLEGLVLKGKITPRDVFIRREIIEFSRNFNNEQLIAKSLQEGEADSLYEQAARAFNKREMDEAVKAFSGAVIRRNELGNPLVQRLIRKKLSCIISQQQQLADLKKQLTEQKETLKEYAREYYLMGNECITKANDPQAAIRSFDKALKLYPEYVDAWVRKGITLMDMEDLYEAQICFNQAVRLSPHSFKTRYNRGKCLLQLMCYEEASADLDRAVRIKHNHAAAHEYLAEAYLGMGEKKLAKTHKAIADKLRNKEEDEE; encoded by the coding sequence TTGGAGCTACAATTAGATACAAACAATACTGAATTTCAGAATGCCCTGCAACTGATTAACCATACCCGCCAATCCGTTTTTCTTACTGGAAAAGCCGGTACAGGTAAATCAACCTTCCTGAAATATATATGCAGTCACACGAAAAAAAAACATGTAGTGCTTGCACCTACTGGTATTGCCGCAATTAATGCCGGAGGGGTGACGCTTCACTCTTTCTTTAAACTCCCATTCAGGCCGATGTTGCCGGATGATCAGGATCTTAGTCTGCAGGACGGACGCATCTTCGATTTCTTTAAATACCGCAAAGAGCACAGAAAGATATTGGCAGACGTAGAGCTGATTATAATAGATGAAATATCCATGGTTCGGGTTGATACTATTGATTGTGTAGATCGTATCCTCAGGGTATTTTCGGGAAATATGCGTTTGCCATTTGGAGGGAAGCAACTTCTTTTTGTAGGGGATGTTTTTCAGCTTGAACCGGTGGTGCCATCCGACCAAAAAGAGATTTTAAGCCGTTTCTATGAAAGCAGTTTTTTCTTTTCTGCGCGGGTTTTTAAAGAGATAAATCTGGTTCCCATCGAGTTACAAAAGGTGTACAGACAGTCGGATCCGGTATTTATCAATGTATTGGATAAAATACGAAACAATGCAGCTACCAACAACGAACTGAATGTGTTAAATGCACGCTGTAATCCCTCATTTAATCCGGCAGATGATGAAATGTACATTACATTGGGTACCCGCAGGGATCAGGTCGATTATATTAATGAGAAGAAATTACGGGGACTGCCCGGAACAGAATGCATATACGAAGGAATTATTGATGGCGATTTTCCCGAATCATCTTTACCTACGCTCAAGAAGTTGGTTTTAAAAGAACATGCTCAGGTAATCTTCATAGACAATGATCCGGACCGGCGGTGGGTGAATGGTACCATTGGAGTTGTTTCCCATATTGATGAAAACGACAACCTTTATGTGTTGTTGGAAAACGGACGTGAACACATGGTAGAACCTGCTTCATGGAGAAACTATAAGTATTCTTACAATGAGAAAGAGAAACGGATCGAAGAGGAGATTGTAGGAAGTTTTATTCAGCTCCCAATCCGCTTAGCCTGGGCAATTACCGTACATAAAAGTCAGGGTCTAACCTTCAGCCGTGTGGTGGTTGACCTTACCGGAGGTGTATTTGCAGGAGGGCAGACATACGTAGCCTTGAGTAGATGTACTTCGCTGGAAGGATTGGTCCTTAAGGGAAAGATAACTCCCCGCGATGTATTTATACGTAGAGAAATTATCGAATTCAGTCGTAATTTTAACAATGAACAACTTATTGCCAAGAGTCTTCAGGAGGGAGAGGCCGACAGCCTTTACGAACAGGCAGCAAGAGCCTTCAATAAAAGGGAGATGGATGAAGCGGTAAAGGCTTTTTCGGGAGCTGTTATACGCCGGAATGAGTTGGGTAACCCCCTTGTTCAGCGACTTATCCGAAAGAAACTGAGCTGTATTATAAGTCAGCAGCAGCAATTGGCGGATCTAAAGAAACAACTTACAGAACAAAAGGAGACCCTTAAGGAGTATGCCCGCGAGTATTATTTGATGGGTAACGAATGTATAACCAAGGCAAATGATCCTCAGGCAGCTATCCGTTCGTTTGATAAAGCTCTGAAACTATATCCTGAGTATGTGGATGCCTGGGTTCGGAAAGGCATCACTTTGATGGATATGGAGGATTTATACGAAGCACAAATCTGTTTCAATCAAGCCGTAAGACTAAGTCCCCATTCATTTAAGACCCGATATAACAGAGGGAAATGCCTGCTTCAGCTAATGTGCTACGAGGAAGCTTCTGCCGATCTGGACCGTGCCGTTCGAATCAAGCACAACCATGCCGCAGCGCACGAATACCTCGCCGAAGCCTATCTGGGTATGGGCGAAAAGAAACTTGCCAAAACACATAAGGCAATTGCTGACAAGCTACGCAATAAAGAAGAAGACGAAGAGTAG
- a CDS encoding AsmA-like C-terminal region-containing protein: MKKSLKIAGIVILSLLLILLILPFAFKGKVAGIIQEQANKNLQAKVAFSDLSVSFFKNFPKVTATIENLSVAGVDVFEGDTLLKADEISVSVNLTSLFSDQGVNVKRIELISPRILAKVLSDGRANWDITIPDSTEQEQDESSFNLQLEDIQIANGYVTYIDQQGGMKAELADWNGNFNGDVSAEKSVLKTKSIITSLTYTMGNLPVLLNARLEGDMEIQADMKTSTYTFLNNKLKLNDVEASLDGWVQMPDTTKMVMDLKLNTEKVAFKDLLSLVPGLYVKDFKDMKTAGNLTMAASVKGTMEGESYPAFDVKLAVDNGMFQYPSLPKSVTDIQVNTHISSKGGSLDNTVVDVSKFHFNMGGNPFDLTAYVATPMSDPDVKGTMTGKLNLGMVREVYPLEKGTELQGEIDANIRAAGRMSYVEKGQYDKFTADGTLSVKGINYKSTDMPDVTVKEARMSFSPKDVALTAFSMMVGKNDIQATGKLTNLLPYFMKDAVLKGNLEVTSSYLNVNDFMKEDSTAASADSIPMLAFEIPKNLDFSLRASGKEIVYDKLSMKNVLGNLTVKDGRITIQNLSANALGGKIGVSGYYEALNPKKPEVAFGLDLQTVSFGETFKTLDMAKSLAPIFENMQGNYSMKLNFNSALTEHMEPILSSLTGEGKLNSNSVKVSDVKALSLLASTLKNDALANLSPKDLNIPFSIGDGRVKTSPFTVELGDTKLNLSGSTGLDKTIDYALKVTLPEKLARNGITSLEGTIGGTFTSPKIKLDASALAKQAVAGLADKLLGKTTTDSAGVKTTVSAKENITAKAEEIRATAKAAGDKLIAEAEKQGAALVEKTKNPLLKAGAQATANKLKAEAEKKAAALNAQAEEEIKKLQGAE, translated from the coding sequence ATGAAAAAGAGTTTAAAAATTGCTGGAATTGTTATTTTGTCTCTTTTGTTGATTCTGCTGATTCTTCCGTTTGCATTTAAAGGCAAAGTAGCCGGAATCATACAAGAACAGGCAAATAAGAACCTGCAGGCCAAGGTTGCTTTCTCAGATTTGAGTGTAAGCTTTTTTAAAAACTTCCCTAAGGTAACTGCTACAATCGAAAATCTTTCGGTAGCCGGTGTGGATGTCTTTGAAGGAGATACCTTGCTTAAAGCCGACGAGATATCGGTATCTGTAAATCTCACCAGTCTTTTTTCGGATCAAGGTGTGAATGTAAAACGCATTGAACTGATTTCGCCCAGGATACTTGCCAAAGTATTGTCCGACGGACGCGCAAACTGGGACATCACAATTCCTGATTCTACAGAGCAGGAGCAAGACGAATCATCCTTCAACTTACAGTTGGAAGATATCCAAATAGCCAACGGCTATGTTACCTATATAGACCAGCAAGGAGGTATGAAAGCCGAGTTGGCCGACTGGAACGGAAACTTTAACGGAGATGTTTCTGCCGAAAAGAGTGTTCTAAAAACCAAATCTATTATCACTTCGCTCACCTATACGATGGGAAATCTTCCTGTATTGCTTAACGCCAGACTGGAAGGCGATATGGAGATTCAGGCAGATATGAAGACCAGCACCTATACATTTCTAAACAACAAATTGAAATTAAACGATGTTGAGGCTTCTCTGGATGGATGGGTACAGATGCCCGACACAACTAAAATGGTGATGGATCTGAAGCTGAACACAGAAAAGGTGGCCTTCAAGGATCTGCTGTCACTTGTACCGGGGCTCTATGTGAAGGACTTTAAGGATATGAAAACTGCCGGCAATCTAACCATGGCAGCTTCCGTAAAGGGAACTATGGAAGGTGAGAGCTATCCGGCCTTTGATGTGAAGCTGGCTGTGGACAACGGAATGTTCCAGTATCCCTCTTTGCCTAAATCTGTTACAGATATTCAGGTTAACACCCACATCTCCAGCAAAGGAGGATCGTTAGATAACACCGTTGTCGATGTTTCAAAATTCCATTTCAATATGGGAGGCAACCCCTTCGATCTCACAGCTTATGTGGCAACGCCCATGAGTGACCCGGATGTAAAGGGAACCATGACAGGAAAACTGAATCTGGGTATGGTACGTGAAGTATATCCGTTGGAAAAAGGGACCGAACTACAGGGCGAAATCGATGCTAACATACGTGCAGCCGGACGGATGTCGTATGTGGAAAAAGGGCAGTACGATAAATTTACTGCCGATGGAACTTTGTCGGTTAAGGGAATAAACTATAAATCGACCGACATGCCCGACGTTACAGTAAAGGAGGCCCGTATGAGCTTTAGCCCTAAAGATGTAGCTCTTACCGCCTTTTCAATGATGGTGGGCAAGAACGATATTCAGGCAACGGGTAAACTTACCAATCTGTTACCCTATTTTATGAAAGACGCCGTATTGAAGGGAAATCTTGAAGTAACCTCGTCGTACCTAAATGTGAACGACTTTATGAAGGAAGACAGTACGGCTGCGTCGGCAGATTCTATTCCCATGCTGGCTTTCGAAATTCCTAAAAATCTGGATTTCAGTCTGCGGGCATCCGGAAAGGAGATTGTCTACGACAAGCTATCAATGAAGAACGTTTTGGGAAATCTTACGGTGAAAGATGGCAGAATCACTATTCAGAACCTGTCGGCAAATGCTTTGGGAGGAAAGATCGGAGTGAGCGGCTATTATGAAGCCCTGAATCCCAAAAAGCCGGAAGTGGCATTTGGCCTGGATTTGCAGACCGTATCCTTTGGCGAAACATTTAAAACACTGGATATGGCTAAATCTCTGGCTCCTATTTTCGAGAACATGCAGGGTAACTACTCCATGAAGCTGAATTTCAACTCAGCACTTACCGAACATATGGAGCCTATACTCAGTTCGCTTACCGGCGAAGGAAAGCTGAACTCAAACAGTGTAAAAGTATCGGATGTAAAGGCCTTATCGTTGTTGGCAAGCACCCTGAAGAACGATGCTTTGGCCAATCTGTCGCCCAAAGACCTGAACATTCCGTTCAGCATTGGAGACGGTAGAGTAAAAACGTCGCCTTTTACCGTCGAACTGGGAGATACCAAGCTGAATCTTTCGGGTAGTACCGGCTTGGATAAAACCATCGATTACGCCTTGAAGGTAACCCTTCCGGAAAAGCTTGCCCGTAACGGAATCACCAGTCTGGAGGGAACTATCGGAGGTACCTTCACTTCACCCAAAATAAAGCTCGACGCATCGGCTTTGGCTAAGCAGGCGGTTGCTGGACTGGCAGATAAGCTTTTGGGTAAAACCACCACCGATTCTGCCGGAGTTAAAACAACGGTTAGCGCTAAAGAAAATATCACAGCCAAGGCAGAAGAAATAAGAGCTACAGCCAAGGCTGCCGGCGATAAGTTGATTGCCGAAGCCGAAAAGCAAGGAGCTGCATTGGTTGAAAAAACCAAGAACCCTTTACTTAAAGCCGGAGCACAGGCTACAGCCAACAAACTGAAAGCCGAGGCCGAAAAGAAAGCGGCTGCCCTTAATGCCCAGGCAGAAGAGGAGATAAAGAAGCTTCAAGGCGCTGAATAG